The window AGATAGCTCAGTTGGCTAGAGCACACGGTTCATACCCGTGCGGTCGGTGGTTCGAATCCACTTCTAGGCACCATCTTGAAGTTAAAATGCATCTTTGTTCTTTGAAGGATGCTTTTTTTATTTGTATTATTATTTTATTAACTTACTATGAAAAATACTATTTAAGAATTACAGTTGTTATTTTTTTCTTGATTTAAAGGAAAATCAATTTACTTAAAAAAAAAGTTGTGATATAATTTTCAAAATCTTCATCATCAGATTTTCAGGGGGAACAAATAGTGAACAATTTAGGAGAAAAAATTAAATTTTGCAGAAAAGAAAAGGGGCTTACTCTAAAAAAGCTTTCAGATATGACTGGGTTGTCCGTTGGCTTTATCAGCAACATTGAAAGAAACCAAAACAGTCCTTCTGTTTCTAATCTTCAGCAAATTTGTGCGGCGCTTTCTATCAATTTAATGGAGATCCTACAGGTTAACTCTGATTCATCTCCAGTGGTAAAAAAAGAAGATAGAAAAGAAGTTTTTTCTTCTAACAGCGACCACACAAAAATTGAGCTACTCACAAAGGGATCACATAAACTTAATAGTATTGCCATTACCATCGATGGAAACAGTGACTACAGCGATCTTTCTTGGGGACACGATTATGATGAAATAGGAGTTGTAATCAAAGGAGCTCTAGAGATAGAGGTGAATAATGAAATTTTCAATCTAAACGAAGGAGATTCTGTCTATTTGGAAAAATTTACCCCTCATAAATATAGAAACCCCTTTAAAGACCCCAGTGTTGTTTACTGGTTTTCTGTAAAAAAATAAAAGAGTTCCGAATTTTTATTTCGGAACTCTTTTATTTTAATATAATTATCAGCTATTATTCTCTCTATACCACTGTACAAACTTTCTTATCCCATCCTTAAACTCAGTCTTGGGATTATAACCTAAAATCTCTTTTGCTTTACTTATGTCTGCATAAGTCTTCTCAACGTCTCCAGGCTGCATAGGCTGTCTGTTTATCTTCGCCTCTATACCTAGCTCTTCCTCTATAGTTCCTACCATCTCCTTGAGAGATATAGTGTGAGATTCCCCCAGGTTAAAGATTTCATATACATTATCGTTATTTTCGAGGTATCTTATTGATTTCACTATTCCGTCTATAATATCATCTATATAAGTATAGTCCCTCTGAGTTGTCCCGTCACCATAGAAAGGAATTGCTTCTCCAGCTGTTATCATCCCTGTAAACTTATGTATAGCAAGATCCGGTCTCTGCCTAGGACCATACACTGTAAAGAACCTTAGCTGGATCATATCGATGTTATAGAGGTAATGATACACATGCCCCATCACTTCTCCGGATTTTTTTGTTGCAGCATAGGGGGATATGGCAAAATCCACCACTGCCGTTTCCTTAAATGGCACTTTTTTGTTATTACCATACACCGATGAAGAGGATGCCTGAATAAATTTATTTATACCATTAGCCTTACTAAGCTCTAAAAGGTTCATTAGGCCCCTTATATTTACCTCTTCATAAAGCATCGGGTTCTCTAGAGAAGGTCTGATCCCAGCCATGGCTGCCAGATTTATAACTGCATCTATCTTTTCATCTTGAAATATCTTTTTGAGAAAATCAATATCCCTTATATCCCCTCTATACAACTTGTAGTTTGGATTATCTAGATTACTCCCTACATTTCTTTCTTTTATTTCCACATCATAATAGGCATTAAAATTATCTACAACCACTACTTTGTGTCCTCTATCGAGCAAGTAGTCGCATAGATGTGAGCCTATGAATCCTGCTCCACCAGTTACAAGGTATTTTTTCATTAGATCATCTCCTAATCTATATTTTCCAACCTTTATCCCTCAAGATCTTCTTATTCTTTTTTATCTTTGCCACTATGGGATTTCTTTTAAAAAATTTCACTAAAAGTACGAGATAATAAAAAATATTTTTCCTATACGGGTATATCATCTCCTTATAAGAGTCATTTTTCATAGTGACCATATCATAATGTGCCCTGTAATTTCCAAAACACATTTTTTTGGCCTGAGTATCTATCACCTTGACACCTTCTTTTGTAATTATAAAATTACTCGGATTACAGTCTCCATGATAGACTCCGTACTTATGCATTTCTTTTGTAGCCTCTACCGCCATATGCTTATTTTTTAAAACAGCTTCCCCGTCTGCCATCTCGAAAATTATACAGGATTCTTCAATCATACCATATTTTCTATTTACAATAGCTCCTAGAGGCATAGCAAAGATATCCAAACCTTTTTCTTTTAAGATATTAATATTTTTAAGGGTCTCCACTGCTTCTCCAGACTTGAAAAGAGTAAAAAATTTCCTCTGGGGTATTCTAAATTCGTTTCTTGGAGATTTCATAACATAATCTTTACCATCATAATTTATTTTCACTACATAATTACGCAGAGTATTTTTAAACTCCTCTTTTATTTCAATGTCATTATCTGCTATTTTTTTTAAAATATTTTCGATTTCGGAATCATAAAAAAACAATTTATATCCCTTATACTCTTTTTCTATAAAATCATTCATAAGGTTCCTTTCAAAGTTAAAAACAGAAAATTATCTTTTCTCAACATACCTGTCTATCATATCGTCCAGTTTTTCTATTACATGACTGGGCTTTATATCAAAATATTCTTTAGCCCCTATATCCTTTGTTTCTATACCCTGATGCCTGTCATTTGCATTGGATAGCCACTCCTTTTTAGAAGCACTAGGACTGAATATAGCGAGACTTGGAATATCTAAGGCCTGTGCTATATGCCTTGGCCCCCCCTCGTTTCCCGTAAAAAAGTCACAGTTTGCAAGAAGCATGGCCAGTTCTCTTATAGATTTAGTCTCTACGTTGGAAAATATATTTTCATTCCAATTCATTATCTCGTGGGTTTCCTTGGCATAGGCCTTTTCCGCTGGAGAATAATAGAATATTATCTGAGCATTATATTTTTCTATACAATGCTTTATAACCTCCATCATATGCTCTTTTTTCCATATTTTATGAGGCCTTCTGGAATTTATAGCGAAGGCAAACACAGGCCTGTCAAAATCTACGCCTGATTTCTCCATTCTTTTTTTGAAAATATTTTTCTCTTCAACGCTTACATAGATTTTATAATCTGAATCATATTTCACGTCTATTCCGTCATTTTCAAGAGGTTTCAGCATTTTCAGAAATTTATCCACTTTGTCCTTTGCATCTTTTGGTTCGTCCGTTTTGTGAGTATATGTATAACCCCTCTTTGGCTTTCTTCTCCCTATCCTGTATTTTGCACCTGGAGATAAAAGAGTGAAAACTTCACTCTTTGGAGTGGACATTATATCAATAACTATATCGTACTTTTTCCTGGTAACCTTCCATACCTTGGAAAGATATTTAAAAGGATTTTTCTGTTCCTCTCTTGTTATGGATATTACATTGTCTATACAGGGATGATTTTCAAAAAGAGGAGCTATATGCTCATATACCACGTAATCTATTTCACTGTCTGGATATGTTTTTTTTAAACTTCCGCAGATAGGGGTTGCCAATACAGAGTCCCCTATCTGCTTAAATCTGACTACTAGTATTTTCATTAGTACGCTCCATTTATTTTTTTTACCAACCTAATTCCTTACGGACTCTAAAAACTTGACTTTTCAAATAGTGATCAAATTCTTTTCCAAGATTTGTCTCCATATATGTTCTTCTAGCTAATTTGTAAATAACATATTTTTTAAATTTTTTTGTAACAACTAATTTCGTTCTATAGGAATCAAAATCTATTAGATAAAGCTCATCATTATTTACTAAAGTTCCTTTATAGTTATAATCAGTAGGATATATACCATTTTTACAAAGTCTTATAAAATAATCAAAAAATTTATCTAGAAGTTTCATATTTTGATGAAAATTTGAAATTTCTACAAGCGGCACTCCTCCATCTTTTGTTACCAATATCGACTCTCTTTCAAAAAATGATTTTTTGTTAATAATTACAAACTCCGGCTTTATATGTGGGATGTCTAGTTTTTCTAGTTTTCCCGATATAAATTTATAGTGTTCCGCCCTGTCTCTTTGAAGCCCAAAAGCTATGGATCTTTTTCTTTGTTTCCGTGGTATGTATTTTTTTATATAATATTTTTCCCCATTAATTTCTTCCATAAATACAATTCTTCTATTTTTTGTATTTTGTATACACTTTTTTTCTTTTGTTTTATTTTCATCAAAATATTCTAAAAATTTTTCCCTATTTACCATATTTCCCGCCACCTCGTAAACAACTATTTTTCACAATACATATTCTCATAGTATTTTACATAGTCTCCACTAACCACTTCCTTTACCCATTCCTGATTATCAAGATACCACTTTATAGTTTTTTCTATCCCTACTACAAATGAAGTTTCTGGATAGAAACCTAATTCTCTTACTGTCTTAGTAGGATCTATGGCATATCTTGCATCGTGTCCAAGTCTATCATGTACATGAGCAATTAAATTATGATTTATATTCTCTAAACTAGTCTTTAAAATCTTCTGATAATTTGGCTGTTCTTTCATGAGTCGAGCTATAGTATCTATAGTTAACTTCACTATAGTTATATTTTGCTCTTCATTAAATCCACCTATATTGTATGGTTCTCCAAGTCTGCCACTATTGATTACCATGTCTATCCCTTTACAGTGGTCTTCCACATAAAGCCAGTCTCTTACTTGCTTTCCGTCACCATACAAAGGAAGTTTTTTCCCTTCTAATATATTTTTTATAATCAATGGAATTAATTTTTCCGGAAAATGGTACGGTCCATAGTTATTTGAACATCTGGTTACATTAACCGGCATATGATAGGTTTCCCAATATGCCCTCACAAGCATATCAGCACCAGCCTTAGATGTGGCATAAGGAGAACTCGGATCAAGGGATGTTTTTTCTGTAAAGAAATTTTCTCCAAAAATCCTTGGCATTACTTCTCTGTCCTTAAGTATAACTTTCAACTCTTCAGTTTCAACTTTCAACTCTGTACCTTCAGGTATGTCTCTCTCAAGACTTCCATAAACTTCATCTGTTGATACTTGGAGGAATTTTTTACCATCTTTATATAGAGGGTATCCTTTTTCATCTTTTCCAATTGTCCAATGTGCCTTGGCTGCATCCAGTAAAGTCTGCGTCCCTATGATATTGGTTTTCAAAAATATACCTGGATTTTCTATACTTCTGTCCACATGAGATTCTGCTGCAAAGTTTACAACGCAATCTATATCATATTTCATAAATATATTTTCAACTAATTCCCTATTACAGATATCACCTTTTACAAAGGTAACTCTATTATCTGAAAGTTCCTCTTTGATTGTTCCCAGATTTCCAGCATAGGTAAGCTTATCTAAAATTATTATGCTTATTTTTTTATATTTTTTCAAAATATATTTTATGAAATTGGCACCTATAAAACCAGCTCCGCCTGTCACTAAATAATTCATTTTATACCCCTTTATTTTATCAAGTTTATCAAATACTGTCCATAATGTGTTTTTAAAAGTGGTTCTGTTAACGCTTTAATTTTTTCTTTGGATATCCACCCTTTTAGATATGCTATCTCCTCGGGACAAGCTATCATTATCCCCTGCCTGTCTTGCACAGCCTTGACAAAATTTGTGGCATCTAAAAGTCCCTCAAATGTCCCTGTATCCAGCCAAGCCATACCTCTCCCAAGGTTTATACAGCTCAGATTCTCTTCTTCAAGATAAAGTCTATTTATATCTGTTATCTCTAATTCGCCCCTGACAGATGGTTTTATTTTTTTAGCTTTTCCAACAACTGTTTTATCATAAAAATAGAGACCAGGTATTGCATAGTTAGATTTTGGTTGCTCAGGCTTTTCTTCGAGTGAAATAACCATTCCACTTGAATCAAATTCCACCACTCCAAAAGCACTTGGATTTTTGACGTAATACCCGAAAATTTTTGCCCCTTCTGATAATTTACCGGCATTCCCCAATATACTTCCAAATCCATACCCGTAAAAAATATTATCCCCTAAAACAAGGGCTACACTGTCATTCCCAATGAATTCTTCCCCAATTATAAAAGCCTCGGCTAGACCATTTGGTTTCTCCTGGACAGCATACTCAATTTTTAATCCAAAATCACTCCCATCCCCCAAGAGCTCCTTAAATACACTTATATCTCTCGGGGTTGATATCACCAGTATCTCCCTTATACCAGCTAGCATCAAAACCGATAGAGGATAATAAATCATTGGTTTATCATATATTGGTGTTATCTGTTTACTTATAGCTTTCGTTACTGGATAAAGCCTTGTTCCTGAGCCACCGGCAAGTATTATTCCCTTCAAATCATTTCTCCCCCCTAACTTGAATACAAATTTATTAAACTAACTGGCATTTTTTAATACTATCTAAAATATAATTAATATCTTGGATATTTAAAGATCCATACATTGGTAAAGTTAAAATTCTTTCTCCAACATATTTTGAATTTTTTAAATTTTCTGTTTTATATTTACTCCTGTAGCACTCGTATTCTGTAATAATTGGATAAAAATATTTTCTTGTGAAAATATTATATTCTTTTAATTTATCATGCAACTCATCTCTAGTTATGCCAAATTTCTCTTCATTTACCAAAATTGGAAAATAAGCATAATTATGTCTCACTCCTGGAATATCTTTTAAAAATCTAATACCAGAAATATCTTTAAGACCATCCCTATATTTTTCTGCAACTTTTTCTCTACTCTTTATCTCTTTATCTACATACCTTAAATTTACAATCCCCATTGCTGCTTGAAATTCATTCATTTTTGAATTTCCACCCACAGTTACAACTTCTTCTGGACCTGTTATTCCAAAATTTTTTAAATTCTTAAGGTTTTTTCCTAAAGTTTCGTCTCTATAAGTTAAAATCCCTCCCTCTATTGAATGGAAAACTTTTGTGGCATGAAGTGAAAACATGGATATATCGCCAAAACTTCCTATTCCTTTGCCATCGATTTCAACTCCAAATGTGTGGGCAGCGTCATAGAGAACCTTTATGTTATATTTTTTGGCTATCTCTTCGACTTTTTTAACATTACATGGGTTACCAAATACATGAACCGGAACAATCGCTACTGTTTTTTCAGTTATAAGTTTTTCTATTTTTTCAACATCTATATTATAAGTATCTAATTCAATATCGCAGAATACAGGTTTAAATCCGCAGTTTACAATCGCATGAGTTGTAGATGCAAAGGTAAACGGAGTGGTTATTACCTCTCCCCCCTCTTTTAATTCCAAAGACTTTAAAGCAATTTCAAGTGATTGATGACCATTAACAAAAAGAGAAATGTTCTCGCACTTTAAATACTTTTTCAGTTTTAATTTAAACTCCTGGTGAATGGGTCCCATATTGGTAAGCCAGTTTGTCTCCCAAATTCTTTCTATCTCTTTTTTATATTCTTCTATTGGCGGAAGAAAAGATTTTGTTATCATAATAGGGGAATCAGATTTTTTTCTCATAATTTTTCCTCTCTTTAATAATCATTTTCAAATTCTTTAACTTTTTCAAGAAGTTCTTTTTTTCTATCTCTAATTTTGATTGCTGGAGAACCACTGTATATGGACCATCCTTTCAACTTTTTATAAACTAAGCTATTCGCTCCAACAGCTACCCCTTCTTCAAGATACGCCCCTGGTAAAAGTATTGTTCCAGTTCCTAAAACGGTATATTTTTCTAAGATTACCTTCCGTGACTTAATTCGCCTGTATTTTTCTGGTATAATTGGACCTATTAAAGCTGCTCCAGTGTAGTCATCGGATACAGCATATATTGAACATCTAGAAGATAATCCTACAAAATCTTTTAATACTATTCCTGCATTACCAGCAAAAATATAATTTCCTGCAGCTATATGAATATGAGATCCTATACTTATAACCCCACTAAGTATACAAAAATCATCTATTCTTACATTATCACCAATAGAAATATTTTCAGCCCCGTATATACTCGTTTTTCTGCTAATTAAAACATTTTCACCAAAACTTTTTAATCCGATACCCTTGAGTTCTTCTTTATTATAAAAAGACATCTCGCCTCCTGTTATATAGTTTGTTTAATATTCGACTTATACAAAAAATTTATTTTACATTATTTAGCTTTATATTTTTGAGGTGCCACACATATGACACATAATTTTGAAATAATAATAGAGCAAAAGCTTTTTAAGGTTAAAATTTAAAAGTTACTTTTTAAAAAGCAGTACTTAAAAGAACTAAAAGTTTAAATATTTAAGCAAAAATTGAACAGGGAGATAGTTTTTAAACCCTATTATTATAATATTAAATTTTCACAGGTTGAATAAATTATTATTTATAGATTTTTTTATTTTTTTCTTATATAGGCTATATCTTAAATTATCAAGTGGAGAAAATATATTATATAAAAATAAGCTTACCTTTTCTTCTAGATTTAAAGAGTTTCTATATTTTTTAAAATCTTTTTTTTCTTTTTTTAAAATTTTTATATGTGCCTTTCTTCTTCTGTTTAGATAGCAATTTATAAAAAATGAATATTCTGATCCATAATATTTTTTTATTCCTATTATAACTTTTTCCAATTCAATATTCTGTTTAATTGCTGCCATTGATGAAAAAGAAGTAGAGTCACTTTTTATGTATCTATAAGCACCTGTTTTCTCTTTTAAATTGTAAAATTTACCTAATTTAATTAAAAAAGCAAAAAGAGGTAAATCTCCGATTATATTGCTAGTTGTAAGAAATTCCTCTATTCCTCTGCCATCACAATTGTTTTCTTTATTTTCTAAAAAAATATTTTTAAAAAGAATTGTTCCTGTGGGAATTCCATTTCTGTTTAAGATTAACTCCTTTATATTATTTATTGTGTATATAGGTTGGAATTTTTCCCCTACTATATTACCATTTTCATCAACTGTATGAGAATATGAAAAACACAATATCCCATCTTCATTATCTTCTAAAACTTTTATTTGCTTTTGAATTTTTTTGGTGTCTGTCCAAAAATCATCCCCCTCTAAAACAGCTATATACTCACCTTTAGCTTTTTTAAATAGATCATATAAATTTTTAGTAGCTCCAATATTCTTTTTTCTGTTCAGAATAATAAATCTTTTATCATTTTCATATTCTTTTAATACTCTTTCTGTGCTATCAGGAGACTTATCATTTCCTACTAGAATTTCCAGTTGAAAATCTCCTTTCTGTTCTAATATACTATCCAAACATTTTCTAATATACTTTTCTTGGTTATACGTTATAACCAAAACACTTATAAGCATTTATCTCACCCCTGCTTTTTTTCATAATTTAGCCTTAAAATCGCCACTCAAAATTTCTAGAAATTTTTTTCTACCTTCAAGGTTTAAATGATCGAAATCATTAAACAAGTCCCTATTATTGGCAATATATTTATTGTCTGAATAGTTTAAATAAGTAGCATTGTGCTTTGTGGCAAAATTATTTAAATAAGTAAAAAAAACTAGTAATTCATCCTTTGAGAAAAAATTATTATATTCTCTATAGAATGGAGTAGTGATTAAGAAAATCTTACAATCCTTTTTTTGTAAAAGATATATTATTTCTGATAAGAGACTTTCATTATGTTTTAAATATTTTTTATCTCTAAAAAGTTTTACATGTCCTTCAATTCTTTGTTCTCTAGTTTTTTTAACCCTGATTTTCTTTTTATTTAATTTCTTTTTTAAACTGTAAAATAAAGGAAAAAAATTATAAAAAATATATTCTAATTTTATTTTCCCTTTAAAATCTCCTAACGAAAATGTTTTTAAATATTTAATCAAGTCACGAGATGACCACAATTCATTGCTTGAAAAAGAGAAATAACTTACAGGTAGTAATACTGTTGCCCCCTCTTGAATATTCGAATATATTTTTTTCAAAACTTTTAAATCATAATAAAATGTCTGGGAGTCCTGAGCTCCATTAAATTCATTTTTCCCTGTATGGTCAAAAGAAAATACCCCATGTGAACTTCCAAGGTTTAATTTTTTTATGTCTCGAGGCAAACTTCTAAGAAAAGACCCTTTCCGGTTTTTTTTGAAGATAATGTAACTCCAAAGTATGTAAAAAAATAGATAAATCATAATAAGACTCCCTTTGAAATAAATGTTTCTGTTGACTTACATTGCATTTGAGTCACTCCCGACTTACAAATATAATTTAAATTAATTTAAAATTTTAAGATGAATTTTATTATCATTCTTAGATGAATTTTTATATCCATTTACACACCTGTAGTTTTTTCTTGAAATTTCTTCTTTTCTTTTCCTATAATATCTTTCATTCGGACTTTCCTTTTTACTTTTCTCATGATGATGCCACATATGAATAGGAGGCATATCAAAAAATATAGGTTTTGACGCAAAGCCAGCTTTATAGAGTCTATTAAAAAGGTCATCATCTTCATGCCCCCACCCTTCAAAATTTTCATCAAACCCATTGACTTTTATAAAGTCATTTTTATTTATAGAAAATATCATTGAAGGAATCTTAGCACCTCTACTTCTTAATTTTATAGAGTAAAGAAAATTATAAAAAATATCTTTATTGTTTTTCTGCTTTCTTTGTTTTATTTTTTCTCTATAGTCAACATCTTTATAAATTTTTGAATATTTTCCATCTAAATTAATTAATTCTTCTATTCTTAATTTTTCATTTTCTGTACTATTAATAGCTCTAGAAAAAATAAATTTCCCTTCTTGACTATCATTTAAAAATTTTTCTATAAAATTATCAGGGAATATAACATCTTGATCCATGAACAATAGTATGTCCCCTTCCGCTTCTCTTGCACCATTATTTCTATTTTTTGATGCTCTAAATCCTAAATCTTCTTGATATATATGCTTTATTTTAAAATTGCATTTAGGTATCAAATCCTTTACTGCATCAAATAAATTTTCCTTAGATCCATCATCTGCAAAAATTAATTCGTGTATCGTGCATGTCTGATTTATAAGACATTTTAAGATGTTTCTTGCATATTCAAACCTGTTATAAACAGTTACAATTACACTTATTTTCACTTTTATTCACCCGTCTTAAAGTTTCTTTTCTTTGAAAAGTTTTAAGTAAATATCTTTAACTTCTTTCTTATGGTCTTCTGTCAATATAGTAGTCAACCTAACACCAATTTTTTCTGTATTTTTTCAAACTCAACAGGGGAGACATTTCCTAAGAAACTGTGTCTCCTCTCTTTATTATAAAATTCTATGTAATCAAATACCATTGCCTTCATATACCTTTTAGTTACTAAACCTTCTACATAAATCATCTCTTTCTTCAAAGAAGCATGAAAGGATTCTATTACTGCATTATCATAACAGTTCCCACGTCTACTCATAGATTGGATTAATCCTAGCTTCTTTACAAGGTTAGAGTACTCCCTACTCGAATATTGCGATCCTTGATCACTATGAATTATCAGTTCTTCCTCTGGTTCCTCCAGTAAAAATGACCTTGTTAAAGTATCTATTACTAACTCACTAGTCATGCGCTTACCTATATCGTAGGCGATAATCCTTCTAGAAAAAAGATCCATAATTGTGCTTAAATATAGCCAACCTTCGCTTGTCCAAATATATGTGATATCTGTAACCCAGACCTCATTTTTTCTACCTACTTTGAATTTTCTTTTTACAATATTTCCTGTGATATTTTCTCTTTTACTCTTTTCATTTCCTGTTTTAAACTTCTTGGTAGAATTAACTGATATATCATTTTCTTTCATTATTCTATTTATTCGTCTTTCGCTTGTTATTATGCCATATTCATCTTTGAGCTCAACCTTTAGTCTAGGGGCTCCATAGCTCCTCTTATGTCTGTTCTTTCTGACCTCTAGAATACTATCTAGAATCCCTTGATCCTTTTTCTTTCTCTCAGTAGTTTTGTTATTCTGAAACTTATTAAAACCACTTCGAGAGACTTCTAGGGCTCTACATATCTGAGATATAGAATGAACATTTCTGTGTATTTCAACGAAGATAAAGAGTTCCCTCTTAGTTATCTTTTTTTCCTTGAGAATATGGCTGTAGCCTTTTTTAAGATCTCTATATCCTCTTCTTTTTCCTTAAGTAGATTTTTCAACCTGATAATTTCTTTGTCTTGAGCGCTTAACTCCATGTCCTTCTTAGGACCTCCAAAGTATTTCTTTTCCCAGGCAGCAACAGTATTAGTGGTAATACCGTATTCATTTGATAGCTCTACCTTTGTTTTTATTTTAAGGAAAGAAAGCTCAGCGATTTGCTTCTGTTTCTCCTCTGAAAATCTTGCATATCTTCTTTTTTCTTCCATCATAGCCACTCCTAAATATGTTTATTTTTTATTATATATTTTTGAGTGCTAAACTGTCTACTAAACCATCATAACACCACTTATGAGTTATCAAATCTTTAGACTTATTTTCTATCTCTAAAATTAATTTATCAATTGTATCAAAGAATACATTTTCATCTTCTCCAATTTTCACAAGTTCACCTTTGAAACCTTTAACTGTATCTGCTCTGAAATCATGTGCCAACATTATCCCCGGTATTCCCTGTGATGCAGAAATTCCAACTCCATGAACCCT is drawn from Ilyobacter polytropus DSM 2926 and contains these coding sequences:
- a CDS encoding dTDP-glucose 4,6-dehydratase, encoding MNYLVTGGAGFIGANFIKYILKKYKKISIIILDKLTYAGNLGTIKEELSDNRVTFVKGDICNRELVENIFMKYDIDCVVNFAAESHVDRSIENPGIFLKTNIIGTQTLLDAAKAHWTIGKDEKGYPLYKDGKKFLQVSTDEVYGSLERDIPEGTELKVETEELKVILKDREVMPRIFGENFFTEKTSLDPSSPYATSKAGADMLVRAYWETYHMPVNVTRCSNNYGPYHFPEKLIPLIIKNILEGKKLPLYGDGKQVRDWLYVEDHCKGIDMVINSGRLGEPYNIGGFNEEQNITIVKLTIDTIARLMKEQPNYQKILKTSLENINHNLIAHVHDRLGHDARYAIDPTKTVRELGFYPETSFVVGIEKTIKWYLDNQEWVKEVVSGDYVKYYENMYCEK
- the rfbA gene encoding glucose-1-phosphate thymidylyltransferase RfbA produces the protein MKGIILAGGSGTRLYPVTKAISKQITPIYDKPMIYYPLSVLMLAGIREILVISTPRDISVFKELLGDGSDFGLKIEYAVQEKPNGLAEAFIIGEEFIGNDSVALVLGDNIFYGYGFGSILGNAGKLSEGAKIFGYYVKNPSAFGVVEFDSSGMVISLEEKPEQPKSNYAIPGLYFYDKTVVGKAKKIKPSVRGELEITDINRLYLEEENLSCINLGRGMAWLDTGTFEGLLDATNFVKAVQDRQGIMIACPEEIAYLKGWISKEKIKALTEPLLKTHYGQYLINLIK
- a CDS encoding acyltransferase → MSFYNKEELKGIGLKSFGENVLISRKTSIYGAENISIGDNVRIDDFCILSGVISIGSHIHIAAGNYIFAGNAGIVLKDFVGLSSRCSIYAVSDDYTGAALIGPIIPEKYRRIKSRKVILEKYTVLGTGTILLPGAYLEEGVAVGANSLVYKKLKGWSIYSGSPAIKIRDRKKELLEKVKEFENDY
- a CDS encoding helix-turn-helix domain-containing protein, with translation MNNLGEKIKFCRKEKGLTLKKLSDMTGLSVGFISNIERNQNSPSVSNLQQICAALSINLMEILQVNSDSSPVVKKEDRKEVFSSNSDHTKIELLTKGSHKLNSIAITIDGNSDYSDLSWGHDYDEIGVVIKGALEIEVNNEIFNLNEGDSVYLEKFTPHKYRNPFKDPSVVYWFSVKK
- a CDS encoding DegT/DnrJ/EryC1/StrS family aminotransferase, encoding MRKKSDSPIMITKSFLPPIEEYKKEIERIWETNWLTNMGPIHQEFKLKLKKYLKCENISLFVNGHQSLEIALKSLELKEGGEVITTPFTFASTTHAIVNCGFKPVFCDIELDTYNIDVEKIEKLITEKTVAIVPVHVFGNPCNVKKVEEIAKKYNIKVLYDAAHTFGVEIDGKGIGSFGDISMFSLHATKVFHSIEGGILTYRDETLGKNLKNLKNFGITGPEEVVTVGGNSKMNEFQAAMGIVNLRYVDKEIKSREKVAEKYRDGLKDISGIRFLKDIPGVRHNYAYFPILVNEEKFGITRDELHDKLKEYNIFTRKYFYPIITEYECYRSKYKTENLKNSKYVGERILTLPMYGSLNIQDINYILDSIKKCQLV
- a CDS encoding lipopolysaccharide core heptose(II) kinase RfaY, encoding MNDFIEKEYKGYKLFFYDSEIENILKKIADNDIEIKEEFKNTLRNYVVKINYDGKDYVMKSPRNEFRIPQRKFFTLFKSGEAVETLKNINILKEKGLDIFAMPLGAIVNRKYGMIEESCIIFEMADGEAVLKNKHMAVEATKEMHKYGVYHGDCNPSNFIITKEGVKVIDTQAKKMCFGNYRAHYDMVTMKNDSYKEMIYPYRKNIFYYLVLLVKFFKRNPIVAKIKKNKKILRDKGWKI
- a CDS encoding glycosyltransferase, producing the protein MLISVLVITYNQEKYIRKCLDSILEQKGDFQLEILVGNDKSPDSTERVLKEYENDKRFIILNRKKNIGATKNLYDLFKKAKGEYIAVLEGDDFWTDTKKIQKQIKVLEDNEDGILCFSYSHTVDENGNIVGEKFQPIYTINNIKELILNRNGIPTGTILFKNIFLENKENNCDGRGIEEFLTTSNIIGDLPLFAFLIKLGKFYNLKEKTGAYRYIKSDSTSFSSMAAIKQNIELEKVIIGIKKYYGSEYSFFINCYLNRRRKAHIKILKKEKKDFKKYRNSLNLEEKVSLFLYNIFSPLDNLRYSLYKKKIKKSINNNLFNL
- a CDS encoding GDP-mannose 4,6-dehydratase, encoding MKKYLVTGGAGFIGSHLCDYLLDRGHKVVVVDNFNAYYDVEIKERNVGSNLDNPNYKLYRGDIRDIDFLKKIFQDEKIDAVINLAAMAGIRPSLENPMLYEEVNIRGLMNLLELSKANGINKFIQASSSSVYGNNKKVPFKETAVVDFAISPYAATKKSGEVMGHVYHYLYNIDMIQLRFFTVYGPRQRPDLAIHKFTGMITAGEAIPFYGDGTTQRDYTYIDDIIDGIVKSIRYLENNDNVYEIFNLGESHTISLKEMVGTIEEELGIEAKINRQPMQPGDVEKTYADISKAKEILGYNPKTEFKDGIRKFVQWYRENNS
- a CDS encoding glycosyltransferase family 9 protein; amino-acid sequence: MKILVVRFKQIGDSVLATPICGSLKKTYPDSEIDYVVYEHIAPLFENHPCIDNVISITREEQKNPFKYLSKVWKVTRKKYDIVIDIMSTPKSEVFTLLSPGAKYRIGRRKPKRGYTYTHKTDEPKDAKDKVDKFLKMLKPLENDGIDVKYDSDYKIYVSVEEKNIFKKRMEKSGVDFDRPVFAFAINSRRPHKIWKKEHMMEVIKHCIEKYNAQIIFYYSPAEKAYAKETHEIMNWNENIFSNVETKSIRELAMLLANCDFFTGNEGGPRHIAQALDIPSLAIFSPSASKKEWLSNANDRHQGIETKDIGAKEYFDIKPSHVIEKLDDMIDRYVEKR